The genomic stretch CTTGAGGGAGCCTCCCTTCGACGAGACGGTCTGGGAGAAGCCGGGAGCCTTCTTCGTGTCGGAAGGCAGATCGGCGCGCGCCCCGGCAACCGGTCCACAGGCGACGATCCACGCGACCAGGAGAGAGAGCGAGAGAGGGTAAAGACGCATACCGGTTTTTTTGAAAAATTGGCGGCGAATTACCCTGTCGTCGAGGTAAAACGCTACGGGGTTTTACCTAGGCCAGGAAACACGCTAAAGGGAGCCCGCTAAGGCTTCACCACCACCTTCGTCCCGACCTGGGCGAGGCTGAAGAGATCCTCGGCGAAAGGGGGCGGCATCCGGATGCAGCCGTGGGAGACCGGCGTCCCGGTCACATACCCGGCGTGGAGGCCGGTCCCGGTATCGGTGATGCGGAGGAACCAGAACATCGGCGCCCCCTCGTAATGGGTGCCGGGGGGCGGCGTCTGCCCGGCCTCGGCGCTGTCGTTCACCGTCTCCCCCTTCGCGTTGACGAAGGAGCCGTAGAGGTTGGAGCGGTGGTCCTTGTCCTTCTGGGTGATTTCAAAGACCCCGGGCCGGGTCTCGTAGCCCCCTTCCTTGCCGGGGGAAATGGAGGTCGCCCCGACGAGCTTCTCCCCCTGGTAGACGAAGAGCTTGCACGCGCCGAGCTCGACTTCGATCTTCGTGATCGGCTTCGTCGTGTCGGGATTCCAGAGGAGCGGGATGAGGGCCCGGTTCGTCCAGTAGTCGACGACCCGGCTCTCGGAACGGTGGAGGCTCTCCCGGGACGAGGAGGGCTGGGCGAAGCCGCGGCTCTCCGCGTCGTCGGAGGCCTCGTCGGCCCGCAGGGGGGCGAGGAGGGCGAGGCACAGGAACGGGAAAAGAAAGCGCATATCCCAATTTAGCCTCTCCCGCCCGAACCGCCAACCGAAGCCCGGCCCCTCGACCGGATCAGACGTTGAAGCGGAATTCGAGGACGTCGCCGTCGGCGACGACGTATTCCTTCCCTTCGATCCGCCACTTCCCGGCTTCCTTCGCCTTCGCCATGGTGCCGAGGCTCTTGAGGACGTCGTAGGCGACGCACTCGGCGGCGATGAAGCCGCGCTCGAAGTCGGAATGGATGACGCCCGCCGCCTGGGGGCCGGTCGCCCCTTCGGGGATCGTCCAGGCGCGGGTTTCCTTCTCGCCCGTCGTGAAGTAGGTGCGGAGGCCGAGGAGGTGGTAGGTGGCGCGGATCAGCCCGCCGACGCCCGACTCGGCGACGCCGAGTTCCTTCAGGTAGTCGGCCGCCTCGGCGTCGCTCAGCTCGACGAGGTCGGACTCGATCTGGGCCGAGATGACGACGGCCTCGGTGGAGAGGTGTTCCTTCGCGTAGGCCCGGACCTTCTGGACGAGGGGATGGTCGTCGGCCTTCGCGAGGTCGCCCTCGGCGACGTTGCAGGCGAAGATCGTCGGCTTCGCCGTGAGGAGCTGGAAGTGCTTCAGGATCGGCTTCTCCTCGTCGGAGACGGAGAGGAGGAGGGCGGGCTTCCCCGAGTCCAGGTGGGGGGCGAGGCGCTCCAGCAGGGCCAGCTCGGCCTTCGCGACCTTGTCGCCGCCGCGCGCGCCCTTCGCCGTCTTCTCGATCCGCTTCTGGACCGCGCCGAGGTCGGCGAGGACCAGCTCGGTGTTGATCACCTCGATGTCGCCGATCGGGTCGACCGCGCCGCTGACGTGGTGGATGTTCTCATCCTCGAAGCAGCGGACGACCTGGACGATGGCGTCGACCTCGCGGATGTGGGTCAGGAACTGGTTGCCGAGGCCCTCGCCCTGGCTCGCGCCCTTCACGAGGCCGGCGATGTCGACCATCTCGATCACGGCCGGGATCGTCTTCTGCGTCTTCGACATCTCGGAGAGGAAGGCGAGGCGGGCATCGGGCACCGTCACCGCGCCGACGTTCGGGTCGATCGTGCAAAAGGGATAGTTCGCCGCCTGCGCCTTGCGGCTCCGCGTCATGGCGTTGAAGAGAGTGCTTTTGCCGACATTGGGCAAACCGACGATACCAGCGCGTAGCATAAGGGGTAGGGTGATACCCGGGAACCCGGGGAAAGTAAAGGGCCGCCCCTCCCCGCGGCCCCTTTCCCAAAAAACCCTAGGCGACCAACCCCGTGCGGCGCTCTTCGCGGAGCGCGGCCAGGAGGATCGGGCGGGCCCAGTCGGAGAAAGCCTTGCCGTTGGAGGCGGCGAAATCCTGGAGCATCTGCTTTTCGAGCGTCGTCACGCGGAGGGCGACGAGGTGGCGGCGGACGTGTTCGACCGGCTTCGGGGGGCGGCCCATCCGGCGGCGCAGTTCCATCCCGCCGACGAGGGGGCTCACTTGGCTTTCCACCGCATTCTGACCCAAGACCGTTTCGCTGTCGTTTTCGATTCTATTCATAGTTCCATCTCCTGGTTTTGAACCGGCCAAGGCGGAAGGTCCCCCCATCCGCTCGGCTTGCACAACGAACTCAATCCTCTATTCGGAACAATTTGTTAAGCGTATTACGATGAAACAGGCAGAATTTCAGTCAAATCAGCCATTCTCCCTTATTTTCCTGATTTCTCCTCTTTTCTCTGAAGAAAAAGCACTCTATTGATTCCTCCAGCATTTTGCATGAAAAAGCCTCCTGCCGCTGCCGCGCCGAAAGTGAAGGCCAAGAAGGCTGCAAAGACCCCTCCGTCCCCGACTCAGACTCCGGCTGACGGAGTCCGCTGGCGCGCCCTCCTCGTCGACGACGACACCATCGCCCGCTCCTGCCTCCGTGCTTTCCTCGGTCAACATCCCGAGGTCGAGATCGTTGCCGAGGCCGCCGACCTCGCCTCCGCCGCCCGGGCCTCCTTCGCCCACGAGCCGAACCTCATCTTCCTCGACATCCACCTCGGCGAGGAAGACGGCT from Verrucomicrobium sp. GAS474 encodes the following:
- the ychF gene encoding redox-regulated ATPase YchF, whose amino-acid sequence is MLRAGIVGLPNVGKSTLFNAMTRSRKAQAANYPFCTIDPNVGAVTVPDARLAFLSEMSKTQKTIPAVIEMVDIAGLVKGASQGEGLGNQFLTHIREVDAIVQVVRCFEDENIHHVSGAVDPIGDIEVINTELVLADLGAVQKRIEKTAKGARGGDKVAKAELALLERLAPHLDSGKPALLLSVSDEEKPILKHFQLLTAKPTIFACNVAEGDLAKADDHPLVQKVRAYAKEHLSTEAVVISAQIESDLVELSDAEAADYLKELGVAESGVGGLIRATYHLLGLRTYFTTGEKETRAWTIPEGATGPQAAGVIHSDFERGFIAAECVAYDVLKSLGTMAKAKEAGKWRIEGKEYVVADGDVLEFRFNV
- a CDS encoding L,D-transpeptidase family protein, which translates into the protein MRFLFPFLCLALLAPLRADEASDDAESRGFAQPSSSRESLHRSESRVVDYWTNRALIPLLWNPDTTKPITKIEVELGACKLFVYQGEKLVGATSISPGKEGGYETRPGVFEITQKDKDHRSNLYGSFVNAKGETVNDSAEAGQTPPPGTHYEGAPMFWFLRITDTGTGLHAGYVTGTPVSHGCIRMPPPFAEDLFSLAQVGTKVVVKP